One region of Polynucleobacter sp. SHI8 genomic DNA includes:
- the gcvH gene encoding glycine cleavage system protein GcvH codes for MSVPQNLKYAASHEWCLSNEDGSYSVGITHHAQDALGDIVFIELPKVGQQVVAKSNCAVVESVKAASDIYAPINGEIIAINEALTNSPEQINSAPYDSWFFKIKASNPTDLNDLLDAASYSSSIGE; via the coding sequence ATGTCAGTGCCACAAAATTTAAAATACGCAGCTTCTCACGAATGGTGTTTATCTAACGAAGATGGATCTTATTCAGTAGGAATTACGCATCATGCTCAAGATGCTTTAGGTGATATTGTGTTTATAGAGCTTCCCAAAGTGGGGCAACAAGTTGTTGCAAAATCTAATTGTGCTGTTGTAGAATCAGTTAAAGCAGCAAGTGATATTTACGCACCAATCAATGGTGAAATTATCGCTATTAATGAGGCTCTTACGAACTCTCCTGAACAAATAAATTCCGCCCCCTACGACTCTTGGTTTTTTAAGATCAAAGCATCAAATCCTACTGATCTAAATGACCTACTTGATGCTGCATCATATAGCTCATCCATTGGGGAATAA